The Rhodanobacteraceae bacterium DNA segment TCTGCCCCCAGGGCGTTGTCCGCCAGATAGTCCGGCATGCGCTGCCAATACAGCCCGCGCACATATTCGCGCCAGCCCAGTATCTGCCGGACAAAACCCTCGACCGCCTCGATCGGTGCCCGACCCTGCTCCCAGGCGTCGATCGCCGCGGCGATCACGCTGCGCGGATCGATCAGCTTGAGATTCAGCGAACTGGAGATGCGGGCGTGATAGAGCAAGGGCTCACCGCGCCAGAGGGCGTCCTGATAGCGGCCGAAAGCCACCAGGCGGTGGGCGATGAAATCTTCCAGGGCCGCCCGTGCCTGCACTGGGGTGACCGGCCAATCGAAGTTCTCAAGCTCGCCGGGGTGATCGGGCCAACGTGATTGCACCAGTTCCAACACCTCACGGGTGGTGGAATCGGGATCGAAGCGGATCGGTTGCGGCAACAACCCAGGACCACGGGCATCGAAGCTGCCGCGATTGTCGGCATCGAAATTCCAGCGCCCGCCCACCGGCTGGTCGCCGTCCATCAACACCCCAAGGCGCTTGCGGAAGTGTCGGTAGAAATGTTCCAGCCGGAACTCGCGCCGGCCCTGCGCCCATTCGGAAAAGGCCTCCAGGCTCACCAGAAAATGCGGATCGGGCAGTTCCTCCCAGGGCAGCCCGGACTCGTTCAAGGCCTGATGCAAATGTTCACGCACGCGCCAGTCGCCGGGTTCGACCAGAACGACGCTCTGTGGCCGCAGCGCCTGCAGATCCTTGGCCAGGGCTTCAGGCAGGCTGCCGGCATCGTGCTCGCCCAGCCGGCGATAGTGCACCCTGCGACCGCTTTCGCGCATGGCCAGCGCATAGTGGCGCATGGCACTGAGGAAGAGCGCAATGCGGGCCTTGTGCGACCACACATGGGTGGCTT contains these protein-coding regions:
- a CDS encoding cryptochrome/photolyase family protein; this encodes MSQELRRLYLVLGDQLDPASSVFADFDADHDALWMAEVAEEATHVWSHKARIALFLSAMRHYALAMRESGRRVHYRRLGEHDAGSLPEALAKDLQALRPQSVVLVEPGDWRVREHLHQALNESGLPWEELPDPHFLVSLEAFSEWAQGRREFRLEHFYRHFRKRLGVLMDGDQPVGGRWNFDADNRGSFDARGPGLLPQPIRFDPDSTTREVLELVQSRWPDHPGELENFDWPVTPVQARAALEDFIAHRLVAFGRYQDALWRGEPLLYHARISSSLNLKLIDPRSVIAAAIDAWEQGRAPIEAVEGFVRQILGWREYVRGLYWQRMPDYLADNALGAEEPLPSIYWTGETPMRCLADALQQTLRLGYAHHIQRLMVTGLFALLLGVRPRELHEWYLAVYVDAVEWVELPNTIGMSQYADGGFMASKPYCASGKYIQRMSNYCAGCAFDPAEATGAKACPYTTLYWDFLIRHESRFARHPRTALQWKHLARMSAGKRQAIEQQAEQLRASLRAQG